In a genomic window of Helianthus annuus cultivar XRQ/B chromosome 10, HanXRQr2.0-SUNRISE, whole genome shotgun sequence:
- the LOC110881709 gene encoding disease resistance protein RPV1-like, producing MGQEVVRQESPKDPGKRSRLWQHQDSFNVLKENRGTRKVEGLILDMRRAKGNNSTSIVKMNSGTKRSYDDFSGRITHANKENFKVGAIEKMKNLMLLQLDYATFCGSYKKLPKKLRLLRWHGFSLKSIPRDVPLQKLVVLDLRYSKLKEVWDGFKVVGSLKILDLSYSLELIKTPDFEGLPSLESLLLSGCLSLTHICKSILYLERLVLLDVSDCRSLRDIPCLPGSLESLKMKGCPNLGGLGRVQCLAPCSLSSLLVNIDVSGCNLFNNSFPEDWGNLFSLKFLDISSNHITSLPGCVKSLPSLEVLNVAGKVQPTPNTTFFAVYGCGKLCAVEGCFKLESIKNIDKKIIRYLGLESILEKEMGFRLEDKQNAYTKEVSIKISYEFGIFSTYVLGKTLPCFRYRETGSTISFRVPSYPKGSRISGLNVCFLSTAYSRESLIWDVEVNNKTKAVVWKYTPTVRVTCKQMSNFKYIWLSLWRTGNLLDDGDEIVVGISLSGSYVVDECRVNFLYDYDEVQEDNQNEMDEEKRDTNCMFNQISWTDRLQIEISDYVHSGKTYCFKIGGATDVPNIEGISDLIVDWWGLRADRRCRYIEAGVPGAI from the exons ATGGGTCAAGAAGTTGTTCGCCAAGAATCGCCAAAAGATCCTGGGAAACGAAGTAGATTGTGGCAACACCAGGATTCGTTTAATGTGTTAAAAGAAAATCGA GGTACAAGAAAAGTGGAGGGACTAATTCTTGACATGCGAAGGGCCAAGGGAAATAACTCAACTTCAATTGTAAAGATGAACAGCGGAACAAAACGTAGTTATGATGATTTTAGTGGCCGCATCACCCATGCAAATAAAGAAAACTTCAAGGTTGGAGCAATAGAAAAGATGAAAAATCTAATGCTACTTCAATTGGACTATGCAACTTTTTGTGGGAGCTACAAGAAGTTGCCCAAAAAACTACGATTGCTTCGTTGGCATGGGTTTTCCTTAAAATCCATACCACGTGATGTGCCTTTGCAGAAGTTGGTAGTTCTTGACTTGCGTTATAGCAAATTAAAAGAAGTTTGGGATGGGTTCAAG GTGGTTGGATCCCTAAAAATCCTTGATCTCAGTTATTCTCTGGAGCTTATCAAAACCCCTGACTTTGAGGGACTCCCTAGCTTGGAGAGTTTGCTCCTTTCAGGATGCTTAAGTTTGACCCACATATGTAAATCCATTCTGTACCTTGAAAGACTGGTGTTGTTAGATGTAAGTGATTGCAGAAGTTTGAGGGATATTCCATGCTTACCAGGATCTCTCGAATCACTAAAAATGAAAGGTTGCCCCAACCTTGGAGGTCTTGGACGAGTTCAATGCTTGGCTCCATGTTCACTGTCATCTCTTTTGGTAAATATTGATGTCTCGGGATGCAATCTCTTTAATAATTCTTTCCCAGAGGATTGGGGTAACCTTTTCTCGTTGAAGTTCTTAGATATAAGCAGCAATCATATTACTTCATTACCAGGTTGTGTCAAAAGTTTACCTAGTCTTGAAGTACTCAATGTCGCAG GGAAAGTTCAACCAACACCGAATACAACCTTCTTCGCCGTTTATGGATGCGGAAAACTGTGTGCAGTGGAGGGTTGTTTTAAGCTTGAATCAATAAAAAATATTGACAAGAAAATTATAAGATATCTTGGTTTAGAATCAATTTTAGAAAAGGAAATGGGGTTCAGACTTGAGGATAAACAAAATGCATATACAAAAGAGGTCTCCATCAAG ATATCATATGAGTTTGGTATATTCAGTACCTATGTTTTAGGGAAAACGCTTCCATGTTTTAGGTATAGAGAAACTGGATCAACTATATCATTTAGAGTTCCTTCATATCCTAAAGGTTCAAGAATAAGTGGTCTGAACGTCTGTTTCTTGTCGACTGCATATTCTCGAGAATCATTAATTTGGGACGTGGAAGTCAATAATAAAACCAAGGCTGTGGTATGGAAATACACTCCTACAGTACGTGTAACATGTAAACAAATGAGCAACTTCAAGTATATATGGCTAAGCCTTTGGCGGACTGGCAATCTGCTGGATGATGGAGACGAAATTGTTGTAGGGATCAGTCTGTCTGGAAGTTATGTAGTAGATGAGTGCCGTGTAAACTTCTTGTATGACTATGATGAAGTTCAGGAGGATAACCAAAATGAAATGGATGAAGAAAAAAGGGACACCAATTGCATGTTTAATCAAATTTCATGGACTGACAGGCTGCAAATAGAGATATCAGATTATGTTCATAGTGGTAAAACATATTGCTTCAAGATTGGCGGTGCAACTGATGTTCCTAATATTGAAGGTATTTCTG ATCTAATTGTCGATTGGTGGGGCCTAAGGGCGGACCGGAGGTGCAGATACATTGAAGCAGG TGTTCCAGGTGCGATTTGA